From the genome of Halorussus caseinilyticus, one region includes:
- a CDS encoding M24 family metallopeptidase has translation MPTRVPDAEFQDRLDAARGRLAETGADAGVWFGATSIEYLTGFDHVQTERPVVLAVTDDRVAVTVPRLEVERVEPNPRIDAVHHYFDYPGGKPLEAAAEMLSDLGVESVAADADGAPGVMGYEGPKLSAFVDVETQNWVQRMRWAKSDAEVELIRESARWGNLAHRYLADFTEVGEHPATVSQRASLEASRAMLDALGDQYVPRTRGDGPAHAGFITGEQTALPHGHTANRRLQEGDVLVTGASAEVDGYHSELERTMFLGEPTDEQAHYFELMLEAQTIAIDALGPGVEVSYVDEQVWDFFEEQGVADLAQHHVGHNIGLGIHEPPYIDRGWTDHCEDRPGRDDADAEMEPGHVYTIEPGIYTDEYGYRHSDTIAITEDGVDWLTYFPRDLESNVISVE, from the coding sequence ATGCCGACGCGCGTACCCGACGCCGAGTTTCAGGACCGACTCGACGCCGCTCGCGGCCGACTCGCCGAGACCGGAGCGGACGCCGGAGTCTGGTTCGGCGCGACCAGCATCGAGTACCTGACCGGCTTCGACCACGTTCAGACCGAGCGACCGGTCGTCCTCGCGGTGACCGACGACCGGGTGGCGGTGACGGTGCCCCGCCTCGAAGTCGAGCGAGTCGAACCGAACCCGCGAATCGACGCGGTTCACCACTACTTCGACTACCCCGGCGGGAAACCGCTCGAAGCCGCGGCGGAGATGCTCTCGGACCTCGGCGTCGAATCGGTCGCCGCCGACGCCGACGGCGCGCCCGGCGTGATGGGTTACGAGGGGCCGAAACTCTCGGCGTTCGTGGACGTAGAGACCCAGAACTGGGTCCAACGGATGCGGTGGGCCAAGTCCGACGCGGAAGTCGAGTTGATTCGGGAGTCAGCGCGGTGGGGCAACCTCGCCCACCGCTACCTCGCGGACTTCACCGAAGTCGGCGAACACCCCGCGACGGTGAGCCAGCGCGCCTCGCTGGAGGCGTCGCGGGCGATGCTCGACGCGCTGGGCGACCAGTACGTCCCGCGGACCCGCGGCGACGGCCCGGCCCACGCCGGATTCATCACCGGCGAGCAGACCGCCCTGCCCCACGGCCACACCGCCAACCGGCGCTTGCAGGAGGGCGACGTGTTGGTGACGGGCGCGAGCGCCGAGGTGGACGGCTACCACTCCGAGTTAGAGCGGACGATGTTCCTCGGCGAACCCACCGACGAGCAGGCCCACTACTTCGAACTCATGCTGGAGGCCCAGACCATCGCCATCGACGCGCTCGGGCCGGGCGTCGAGGTGTCTTACGTGGACGAGCAGGTGTGGGACTTCTTCGAAGAGCAGGGCGTGGCGGACCTCGCACAGCACCACGTCGGCCACAACATCGGACTGGGGATACACGAACCGCCGTACATCGACCGCGGGTGGACCGACCACTGCGAGGACCGCCCCGGCCGGGACGACGCGGACGCCGAGATGGAACCCGGCCACGTCTACACCATCGAACCGGGAATCTACACCGACGAGTACGGCTATCGACACTCCGACACGATTGCGATTACCGAGGACGGCGTGGACTGGTTGACCTACTTCCCGCGGGACTTGGAGTCGAACGTCATCAGCGTGGAGTAG
- a CDS encoding YgaP family membrane protein, whose amino-acid sequence MDYRQNVGGIDRIVRGVLGIWLVAVAISALLDEKRVTAATAAIAGAGLLRNAQSQHCGGNALLGIDTTSDDSPE is encoded by the coding sequence ATGGACTACCGGCAGAACGTCGGCGGTATCGACCGCATCGTCCGCGGCGTACTGGGAATCTGGCTCGTCGCCGTCGCCATCAGCGCACTGCTCGACGAGAAGCGCGTGACGGCGGCGACGGCGGCCATCGCGGGGGCCGGACTGCTCCGCAACGCCCAGAGCCAGCACTGCGGTGGCAACGCGCTGTTGGGAATCGACACGACTTCGGACGACTCGCCGGAGTGA
- the cobS gene encoding adenosylcobinamide-GDP ribazoletransferase has translation MVLTAVRGALGFLTRIPTGRTDEAWTAFRETPAAFPLAGWVVGALAALPLAAPAVVPAAPVPVPTVAFGYLLAVYAVTGVNHADGVADLGDAAVVHGDPERRRAVLKDTEVGVGAVLALGLALAGLALGALSLARLPPVAPSSAAVGVPTAVGVALAAEVGAKVGMAALACLGTPAFEGLGSAFTDNSPTSLVAPGLVAVPVALLGVPALAALAGGVAVALALLSWSRSALGGVNGDVFGAANELARLAGLHAGVVAWTLS, from the coding sequence GTGGTCCTGACCGCGGTCCGCGGCGCGCTGGGCTTTCTCACCCGGATTCCGACCGGCCGGACCGACGAGGCGTGGACCGCCTTCCGCGAGACCCCGGCGGCGTTCCCGCTGGCCGGGTGGGTCGTGGGTGCGCTGGCCGCGCTTCCGCTCGCGGCACCGGCCGTCGTACCGGCCGCGCCGGTTCCGGTCCCGACGGTCGCGTTCGGCTACCTGCTCGCGGTCTACGCCGTCACCGGCGTCAACCACGCCGACGGGGTGGCCGACCTCGGTGACGCCGCGGTGGTCCACGGCGACCCCGAGAGACGCCGGGCCGTGCTGAAAGACACCGAGGTCGGCGTCGGCGCGGTGCTGGCGCTCGGTCTCGCGCTCGCCGGTCTCGCGCTCGGCGCGCTCTCGCTGGCCCGACTCCCGCCGGTCGCGCCCTCGTCGGCGGCGGTCGGCGTCCCGACTGCGGTCGGGGTCGCCCTCGCCGCCGAAGTCGGCGCGAAGGTCGGGATGGCCGCGCTCGCTTGCCTCGGGACGCCCGCGTTCGAGGGACTGGGGTCCGCGTTCACCGACAACTCGCCGACTTCGCTGGTCGCGCCGGGCCTCGTCGCGGTCCCCGTCGCTCTGCTCGGCGTCCCCGCCCTCGCCGCCCTCGCCGGAGGGGTCGCCGTCGCGCTCGCGCTCCTGTCGTGGTCCCGGTCGGCTCTCGGCGGCGTCAACGGCGACGTGTTCGGCGCGGCCAACGAACTCGCCCGACTCGCTGGTCTCCACGCGGGGGTGGTCGCGTGGACGCTATCGTGA
- the cbiB gene encoding adenosylcobinamide-phosphate synthase CbiB, whose protein sequence is MTSASALALPIAFALLLDAAVAEPPNRFHPVAWFGSLVAAFDREWSRPRLAGLAVAAALPVVAAGLVVLAVFAATRLHPVAGTVAAGLAVFATTSVRMLSAKAAEVVAATETDLPTARERLRWLAGRDAADLSPGEVRSAAVESAAENLADGVVAPLLAFALLAPVSPSLGAGAAAWVKAVNTLDSMLGYRETPHGTASARLDDLVMWIPARASALLLALAALAPGALPDGARWADAPPSPNSGWPMATLAAVVDARLEKPGVYVLNSDAALPSVESSREGVRVVSAAGVLAFVLAGALAVLLTQFLASGESVSLATFAGVGAMTAPTPAREVVAWS, encoded by the coding sequence ATGACCTCGGCGTCCGCCCTCGCGCTCCCCATCGCGTTCGCCCTCCTGCTCGACGCCGCAGTCGCCGAACCCCCGAATCGCTTCCACCCCGTGGCGTGGTTCGGGTCGCTGGTCGCCGCCTTCGACCGGGAGTGGTCCCGGCCTCGACTCGCGGGTCTCGCCGTCGCCGCCGCGCTCCCGGTGGTCGCGGCCGGACTCGTCGTACTCGCCGTCTTCGCCGCGACTCGGCTCCACCCCGTCGCTGGCACCGTCGCCGCGGGACTCGCCGTCTTCGCTACGACGAGTGTCCGGATGCTCTCGGCGAAGGCCGCCGAGGTGGTCGCCGCGACCGAGACCGACCTGCCGACCGCCCGCGAGCGACTGCGGTGGTTGGCCGGTCGGGACGCCGCCGACCTCTCGCCGGGCGAGGTCCGGAGCGCCGCGGTCGAGAGCGCCGCCGAGAACCTCGCCGACGGCGTGGTGGCCCCACTGCTCGCGTTCGCGCTTCTCGCGCCCGTCTCGCCGTCGCTCGGGGCCGGGGCCGCGGCGTGGGTCAAAGCGGTCAACACCCTCGACTCGATGCTGGGCTACCGCGAGACGCCCCACGGCACCGCCAGCGCCCGCCTCGACGACCTCGTAATGTGGATTCCCGCTCGCGCGAGCGCGCTCCTGCTCGCGCTCGCGGCGCTCGCGCCCGGCGCGCTCCCCGACGGCGCGCGGTGGGCCGACGCCCCGCCCTCGCCGAACTCCGGGTGGCCGATGGCGACGCTGGCGGCGGTCGTGGACGCCAGACTGGAAAAGCCCGGCGTCTACGTCCTGAACTCCGACGCCGCGCTCCCCTCGGTCGAGTCCTCGCGCGAGGGCGTCCGGGTCGTCTCGGCCGCGGGCGTGCTGGCGTTCGTCCTCGCGGGCGCTCTCGCCGTCCTGTTGACCCAGTTTCTCGCCTCCGGCGAGAGTGTCTCGCTCGCCACCTTCGCGGGCGTCGGCGCGATGACCGCGCCGACGCCCGCCCGGGAGGTGGTGGCGTGGTCCTGA
- the ncsA gene encoding tRNA 2-thiolation protein NcsA encodes MDCDKCGREAVMHAAYSGLHLCEDHFVASVDKRVRRRIREDDLVPSDATPENPQTWVVGLSGGKDSIVLTDILHRTFEKDPRIELVALTIHEGIEGYRDESVEACVELTDELDIRHELVTYEEEFDVRMDDVVEKDPEGMAACAYCGVFRRDLLSKYAEKYDADKLLTGHNLDDEAETALMNFLEGDVAQIAKHFDASLGSFEERESPGDSDASGGPRARGEQDDFVPRAKPLRDVPEKEVALYAHLEDLPAHITECPHASEAYRGEIQELLHGLEENHPGTRHSIMAGYEELAALAAEEFGAREEGDTDLGECDRCGASTTRNICRKCSLLDSIHAV; translated from the coding sequence ATGGACTGCGACAAATGCGGCCGGGAGGCGGTGATGCACGCCGCCTATTCGGGGTTGCACCTCTGCGAGGACCACTTCGTCGCTTCCGTGGACAAGCGCGTCCGGCGTCGCATCCGGGAAGACGACCTCGTGCCCAGCGACGCCACCCCGGAGAATCCCCAGACGTGGGTGGTCGGCCTGTCCGGTGGCAAAGACAGCATCGTCCTCACCGACATCCTCCACCGGACCTTCGAGAAGGACCCGCGCATCGAACTCGTCGCGCTCACGATTCACGAGGGCATCGAGGGCTACCGCGACGAGAGCGTCGAGGCCTGCGTGGAGTTGACCGACGAGTTGGACATCCGCCACGAACTCGTCACCTACGAGGAGGAGTTCGACGTGCGGATGGACGACGTGGTGGAGAAAGACCCCGAGGGGATGGCCGCCTGCGCGTACTGCGGGGTGTTCCGCAGAGACTTGCTCTCGAAGTACGCCGAGAAGTACGACGCGGACAAACTCCTGACAGGCCACAACCTCGACGACGAGGCAGAGACCGCGCTGATGAACTTTCTGGAGGGCGACGTGGCCCAAATCGCCAAGCACTTCGACGCCAGTCTCGGTAGCTTCGAGGAGCGCGAGTCGCCGGGCGACTCGGACGCGAGCGGGGGACCGCGAGCGCGCGGCGAACAGGACGACTTCGTGCCGCGTGCGAAACCGCTCCGGGACGTGCCCGAGAAGGAAGTCGCGCTCTACGCCCACCTCGAAGACCTTCCGGCCCACATCACGGAATGTCCCCACGCCAGCGAAGCCTACCGCGGCGAGATTCAGGAACTGCTCCACGGACTCGAAGAGAACCACCCCGGCACTCGCCACTCGATTATGGCGGGCTACGAGGAACTCGCCGCCCTCGCCGCCGAGGAGTTCGGCGCGCGCGAGGAGGGCGACACCGACCTCGGCGAGTGCGACCGGTGTGGCGCGTCCACGACCCGAAACATCTGTCGGAAGTGTTCGCTCCTCGACTCGATTCACGCGGTCTGA
- a CDS encoding ribbon-helix-helix domain-containing protein has product MERVTLRIPKQQIEEVEQMVETGEFPNRSEAIRAAVRDMLNEQDDTTEQTTNKRSWAKV; this is encoded by the coding sequence ATGGAGCGTGTGACACTCCGCATTCCGAAACAGCAGATAGAAGAGGTCGAACAGATGGTCGAGACGGGCGAGTTCCCGAACCGGAGCGAAGCGATTCGGGCCGCTGTTCGAGACATGTTGAACGAACAAGACGACACGACAGAGCAGACGACGAACAAGCGTTCGTGGGCGAAGGTGTAG
- a CDS encoding nicotinate-nucleotide--dimethylbenzimidazole phosphoribosyltransferase yields the protein MRLVVFAGTTRTAEIDGLSAAGADPEAMVHTPSADAEILEYGAPVRAPVVPVSPTGCPTPAVVTRAVRELADFETTVVDAGLAEPTAAPTVTVGARPGEDVREEDPVPTAPGAFAAARQFGRRLPDDEVVVAETIPGGTTTALGVLTALGEERGVSSSLPDNPIERKREVVADALDASGLDPGDAAGDPRLALRKVGDPVLASAAGFVAGAARSGTRVTLAGGTQLVAVAALARHAGLDSALSLATTRFVADDPAVDLRSAGADFDLDVTVTDPGFDGTDHPATARYAAGEAKEGVGMGGALALADREGVPMARVREEVRSVYDELVEGEDGPG from the coding sequence GTGAGACTCGTCGTCTTCGCCGGGACGACCCGGACCGCCGAAATCGACGGCCTGAGCGCCGCGGGTGCCGACCCGGAGGCGATGGTCCACACCCCGAGCGCCGACGCCGAGATTCTCGAATACGGCGCACCGGTCCGCGCGCCCGTCGTCCCGGTCAGTCCCACGGGGTGTCCGACTCCGGCGGTCGTGACTCGCGCGGTCCGCGAACTCGCCGACTTCGAGACGACCGTGGTGGACGCCGGACTCGCCGAACCCACCGCCGCGCCGACCGTCACGGTCGGCGCGCGCCCCGGCGAGGACGTGCGCGAGGAGGACCCCGTGCCGACCGCGCCCGGTGCCTTCGCCGCCGCCCGGCAGTTCGGCCGCCGACTCCCCGACGACGAGGTGGTCGTCGCCGAGACGATTCCCGGCGGGACCACGACCGCACTCGGCGTCCTGACCGCACTCGGCGAAGAGCGCGGCGTCTCGTCGTCGCTCCCCGACAACCCAATCGAGCGAAAGCGCGAGGTGGTCGCCGACGCCCTCGACGCCAGCGGACTCGACCCCGGCGACGCGGCGGGCGACCCCCGACTCGCGCTCCGGAAGGTCGGCGACCCCGTGCTGGCGAGCGCCGCGGGGTTCGTCGCCGGGGCCGCCCGGTCGGGCACCCGCGTCACGCTCGCTGGCGGGACCCAACTCGTGGCTGTCGCGGCGCTGGCGCGCCACGCGGGACTCGACTCGGCGCTCTCGCTCGCCACGACTCGGTTCGTCGCCGACGACCCGGCCGTGGACCTCCGGAGCGCGGGCGCGGACTTCGACCTCGACGTGACCGTCACCGACCCCGGATTCGACGGGACCGACCACCCCGCGACGGCCCGGTACGCCGCCGGAGAAGCCAAGGAGGGCGTCGGCATGGGCGGCGCGTTGGCGCTGGCCGACCGCGAGGGCGTCCCGATGGCTCGGGTCCGCGAGGAGGTTCGGTCGGTGTACGACGAACTGGTGGAGGGAGAGGATGGACCCGGATAG
- a CDS encoding SLC13 family permease, which produces MIQGSPALTADVLVVFAIVVVAVALFVTEAIPTDTTALAVLVSLVVLQEFTHISAEEAISGFASPATVTILAMYILSAGVEETGAVKRLEVAVARFTGGDRGRLLTATVGITGPLAGVVNNTPVVALFIPMITDLADRTHTSPSKLLIPLSYAAMLGGTLTLVGTATNLVASSVAADLGVAGAPFSMFQFTPLGVLVLVVGSLYLLTVGQWLLPARIAPYDLTEEFGLRGRLARVYVPASSSLVGQTVAEARNGDVKILQIVRGDQTLVASRTDREIEAGDVLTVRAEDENVRAFVDETGLRRLPRAEVTEEELALGEGRGTLAAVIVSEGSGLLGQAVGETQLGERFDATVLAVRRGSELVVEDVADTVLGEGDGLLVHATQSGLDHLEETGDCVVTERVGGSLDIDPEPIDRREVTLAIGIVVAVIGAAAADLLHIAIAALGGVVAMVVGNVVRPADAYDAVNWEVVFLLAGVIPLGLAMDQTGAARLLASYVTEASAFLPVIATLALFYLLTGLLANLITPVASVALVLPIAVSTAGEAGANALAFTLAVTFAASTAFMTPMGYQTNLMVYSPGGYRFTDYVRVGAPLQLLLTVVTTLGIAAIWGV; this is translated from the coding sequence ATGATTCAGGGGTCGCCAGCGTTGACTGCGGACGTACTCGTCGTCTTCGCCATCGTCGTCGTCGCGGTGGCGCTGTTCGTCACCGAGGCGATTCCGACCGACACGACGGCGCTGGCGGTTCTCGTCTCGTTGGTCGTCCTTCAGGAGTTCACGCACATCTCGGCGGAAGAAGCCATCTCTGGGTTCGCCAGTCCCGCGACCGTGACGATTCTGGCGATGTACATCCTGAGCGCGGGCGTCGAGGAGACCGGCGCGGTCAAGCGACTGGAGGTCGCGGTCGCCCGGTTCACTGGCGGGGACCGCGGGCGACTCCTGACCGCGACGGTGGGCATCACGGGACCGCTCGCGGGCGTCGTCAACAACACGCCGGTCGTCGCGCTGTTCATCCCGATGATAACCGACCTCGCCGACCGGACCCATACCTCGCCCTCGAAACTGCTGATTCCGCTGTCGTACGCCGCGATGCTCGGCGGGACGCTGACGTTGGTCGGGACCGCGACGAATCTGGTGGCGAGTTCGGTCGCGGCAGACCTCGGGGTGGCGGGCGCGCCCTTCTCGATGTTCCAGTTCACGCCGCTGGGCGTCCTCGTGTTGGTCGTCGGGTCGCTCTATCTGCTGACGGTCGGCCAGTGGCTTCTGCCCGCGCGCATCGCGCCCTACGACCTGACCGAGGAGTTCGGTCTCCGGGGGCGACTCGCGCGGGTATACGTCCCGGCGTCGTCGTCGCTGGTGGGACAGACCGTCGCCGAGGCCCGGAACGGCGACGTGAAAATCCTCCAAATCGTCCGCGGCGACCAGACGCTCGTCGCGTCCCGGACCGACCGGGAAATCGAGGCGGGCGACGTGCTGACCGTCCGGGCCGAAGACGAGAACGTCCGAGCGTTCGTGGACGAGACCGGACTCCGCCGACTCCCGCGGGCCGAAGTGACCGAAGAGGAACTCGCACTCGGCGAAGGCAGGGGGACACTCGCGGCGGTCATCGTCTCCGAAGGCTCGGGACTGCTCGGGCAGGCGGTCGGCGAGACGCAGTTGGGCGAACGCTTCGACGCGACGGTGTTGGCGGTCCGGCGCGGGAGCGAACTCGTCGTCGAAGACGTGGCCGACACGGTGCTGGGAGAGGGCGACGGCCTGCTGGTCCACGCGACCCAGAGCGGTCTCGACCACCTCGAAGAGACCGGCGACTGCGTGGTCACCGAACGCGTCGGCGGGAGTCTCGACATCGACCCCGAACCAATCGACCGCCGAGAGGTCACGCTCGCAATCGGCATCGTCGTCGCCGTCATCGGGGCCGCCGCCGCGGACCTGCTCCACATCGCTATCGCGGCGCTCGGTGGCGTCGTGGCGATGGTCGTCGGCAACGTCGTTCGGCCCGCGGACGCCTACGACGCGGTGAACTGGGAGGTCGTCTTCCTGCTGGCTGGCGTCATTCCGCTCGGACTGGCGATGGACCAGACGGGGGCCGCGCGACTGCTCGCGTCGTACGTGACCGAGGCGTCGGCGTTCCTGCCAGTAATCGCTACGCTCGCGCTGTTCTACCTGCTGACCGGACTGCTGGCGAACCTCATCACGCCGGTCGCAAGCGTGGCGCTCGTCCTCCCTATCGCGGTCAGCACCGCGGGCGAGGCGGGTGCGAACGCCTTGGCGTTCACGCTCGCGGTCACGTTCGCGGCTTCGACGGCGTTTATGACGCCGATGGGCTACCAGACGAACCTGATGGTCTACAGTCCCGGCGGGTACCGGTTCACCGACTACGTGCGGGTTGGTGCGCCCCTGCAACTGCTCCTGACGGTGGTCACGACGCTCGGCATCGCGGCGATTTGGGGCGTGTGA
- the ftsZ gene encoding cell division protein FtsZ, which produces MQDIVQDALENAEEESREMDASVNGDEFGDPRIVIVGCGGAGNNTVNRLYNIGVEGADTVAINTDKQHLKMIEADTKILVGKSLTNGLGAGGDPSMGERATEMAQGTIKEVLGDADLVFVTAGMGGGTGTGAAPVVSKIAKEQGAIVVGMVSTPFNVERARTVKAEEGLEKLRNEADSIIVLDNNRLLDYVPNLPIGKAFSVMDQIIAETVKGISETITQPSLINLDYADMTSIMNQGGVAVMLVGETQDKNKTEEVVRDAMNHPLLDVDYRGASGGLVHITGGPDLTLKEAESIASNITERLEASANVIWGARIQDNYKGKVRVMAIMTGVQSAQVLGPSTQKQADRSRQKMRDVDAQSFDASQNVDDLGGLGRTGNTGGNSRDSRETTGGSNDSWGAQSDGGRNEVEQNNGLDVIR; this is translated from the coding sequence ATGCAGGACATCGTTCAAGACGCGTTGGAGAACGCCGAAGAGGAGAGCCGCGAGATGGACGCCTCGGTAAACGGCGACGAGTTCGGGGACCCCCGAATCGTCATCGTCGGCTGTGGCGGTGCCGGTAACAACACCGTCAACCGACTCTACAACATCGGCGTCGAAGGAGCGGATACGGTCGCTATCAACACCGACAAACAGCACCTCAAGATGATAGAGGCCGACACGAAGATTCTGGTCGGCAAGTCCCTGACCAACGGACTCGGCGCTGGCGGCGACCCCTCGATGGGCGAGCGCGCCACCGAGATGGCGCAGGGAACCATCAAGGAGGTACTCGGCGACGCGGACCTCGTGTTCGTCACCGCCGGGATGGGCGGCGGTACCGGCACCGGCGCGGCACCCGTCGTCTCCAAAATCGCCAAAGAGCAGGGTGCAATCGTCGTCGGGATGGTCTCGACGCCGTTCAACGTCGAGCGCGCCCGCACGGTGAAGGCAGAAGAGGGTCTCGAAAAACTCCGCAACGAGGCCGACTCCATCATCGTGCTGGACAACAACCGACTGCTCGATTACGTCCCGAACCTGCCCATCGGCAAGGCGTTCTCGGTGATGGACCAAATCATCGCCGAGACGGTCAAGGGCATCTCCGAGACCATCACTCAGCCCTCGCTCATCAACCTCGACTACGCCGACATGACATCTATCATGAATCAGGGCGGAGTCGCGGTGATGCTGGTCGGCGAGACCCAAGACAAGAACAAGACCGAGGAGGTCGTCCGAGACGCGATGAACCACCCGCTACTCGACGTGGATTACAGGGGCGCGTCGGGCGGACTGGTCCACATCACGGGCGGCCCGGACCTCACGCTCAAGGAGGCCGAGTCAATCGCCAGCAACATCACCGAGCGACTCGAAGCCAGCGCGAACGTCATCTGGGGCGCGCGCATTCAGGACAACTACAAGGGCAAGGTCCGCGTCATGGCTATCATGACCGGGGTCCAGAGCGCGCAGGTCCTCGGCCCGAGTACGCAAAAGCAGGCCGACCGCTCGCGCCAGAAGATGCGCGACGTGGACGCCCAGTCGTTCGACGCCAGCCAGAACGTCGATGACCTCGGTGGTCTCGGCCGAACGGGCAACACCGGCGGCAACTCCCGCGACTCCCGAGAGACCACGGGCGGGTCGAACGACTCGTGGGGTGCCCAGAGCGACGGCGGCCGCAACGAAGTAGAGCAGAACAACGGACTCGACGTAATTCGCTGA
- a CDS encoding redoxin domain-containing protein has translation MEDSGGPTVGSQAPAFTAPLAAPDGSVSEVSLSSLLSDGAVLLVFQPTDFELETFAERHALGKYDWFSADDRLRVVGVNRARPRTNQEFVDYLDVTFPFCSDRDLSIAKSYGLTYRAFGLALRARRACFFVDEDGIVRYRWMADLDRSSRARHQIHDLYEVVMDVIGRPETESFGFA, from the coding sequence ATGGAAGATTCGGGCGGTCCGACGGTCGGTTCGCAGGCCCCGGCGTTCACCGCGCCGTTAGCGGCACCTGACGGGTCGGTGTCGGAGGTGTCTCTGTCGTCGCTCCTGTCGGACGGCGCGGTCCTGCTGGTGTTCCAACCCACCGACTTCGAGTTGGAGACGTTCGCCGAGCGCCACGCCCTCGGCAAGTACGACTGGTTCTCGGCCGACGACCGACTTCGAGTCGTCGGCGTCAACCGCGCCAGACCGCGGACCAATCAGGAGTTCGTGGACTACCTAGACGTGACCTTCCCGTTCTGTTCGGACCGCGACCTCTCGATAGCCAAGTCCTACGGCCTGACCTACCGGGCGTTCGGACTCGCTCTGCGGGCGCGCCGAGCCTGTTTCTTCGTGGACGAGGACGGCATCGTCCGGTATCGCTGGATGGCCGACCTCGACCGGAGTAGCCGCGCCCGTCACCAGATTCACGACCTCTACGAAGTCGTGATGGACGTTATCGGAAGACCTGAAACCGAGAGTTTCGGGTTCGCATGA
- a CDS encoding HAD family hydrolase, with product MAVSFDLFGTLVTADRPDDPASAVAAELRERGVAVPDDWDRAYREVHVDAPEGAEVPLMAHVSAALASRGVDAPGNAARRAVVAAFDPDVETREGAVEAIESASDRGPVAVLSNCAVPQLARKALIRSALDREAFDAVVTSVACGWRKPDARAFETCADRLGVPVSELVHVGDDPRTDGGAADAGLTDDGGTAVLLSEVPLAAFPDWLEGRR from the coding sequence GTGGCAGTCTCGTTCGACCTCTTCGGAACGCTCGTCACGGCCGACAGGCCCGACGACCCCGCCAGCGCCGTCGCCGCGGAACTCCGCGAGCGCGGGGTGGCGGTCCCCGACGACTGGGACCGGGCCTACCGCGAGGTCCACGTCGACGCGCCCGAGGGCGCGGAGGTGCCGCTGATGGCCCACGTCAGCGCCGCCCTCGCCAGTCGCGGCGTCGATGCGCCCGGCAACGCCGCGCGCCGGGCCGTCGTCGCGGCGTTCGACCCCGATGTCGAAACCCGCGAGGGCGCGGTCGAAGCCATCGAGTCTGCCAGCGACCGCGGACCGGTCGCAGTTCTCTCGAACTGCGCGGTCCCGCAACTCGCCCGCAAAGCCCTGATTCGGTCGGCCCTCGACCGCGAGGCGTTCGACGCCGTCGTCACCAGCGTCGCCTGCGGGTGGCGCAAGCCCGACGCGCGGGCGTTCGAGACCTGCGCCGACCGACTCGGCGTCCCCGTCTCGGAACTCGTCCACGTCGGCGACGACCCGCGGACCGACGGCGGCGCGGCCGACGCGGGACTCACCGACGACGGCGGCACCGCGGTCCTCCTGTCGGAGGTGCCCCTCGCGGCGTTCCCCGACTGGTTGGAGGGGCGGCGATGA
- a CDS encoding NTP transferase domain-containing protein, whose protein sequence is MCGGRGTRLDSETEKPLFEVGGRPMLARVADALAGSRAETAHAVVSPHAPETREFAAERADLAPVETPGEGYVEDLRAALRAVEPPVLTVAADLPLLDADAVNAVLDAYDEARRGVPEPPSKTVCVPAALKRELGASIDTAFERDGREVAPAGVNIVAQTDTETMYETYDARLAVNVNRLPDADLAEALL, encoded by the coding sequence ATGTGCGGCGGCCGGGGCACCCGCCTCGACAGCGAGACCGAGAAACCCCTCTTCGAGGTCGGCGGCCGACCGATGCTCGCGCGCGTCGCCGACGCCCTCGCCGGAAGTCGAGCCGAGACCGCTCACGCTGTCGTCTCGCCCCACGCGCCCGAGACCCGCGAATTCGCCGCCGAGCGCGCCGACCTCGCCCCCGTCGAGACGCCCGGCGAGGGCTACGTCGAGGACCTGCGGGCCGCCCTGCGAGCGGTCGAACCGCCGGTTCTCACGGTCGCCGCGGACCTGCCCCTCCTCGACGCGGACGCCGTGAACGCGGTCCTCGACGCCTACGACGAGGCTCGCCGCGGGGTCCCCGAACCACCCTCGAAGACGGTCTGCGTCCCGGCCGCGCTCAAGCGTGAACTCGGCGCGAGCATCGACACCGCCTTCGAGCGCGACGGTCGGGAAGTGGCCCCCGCGGGCGTCAATATCGTCGCCCAGACGGATACGGAAACCATGTACGAGACCTACGACGCACGACTGGCAGTGAACGTGAATCGACTCCCGGACGCCGACCTCGCGGAGGCGTTGCTGTGA